The Prunus dulcis chromosome 3, ALMONDv2, whole genome shotgun sequence genome segment AGATGGGgtctttggtttggttaattGTTCAAAGATTTGAGAACGACATGTCCATATTTTTCTAAGTtcttaaagaaaaacaaaaaggtgaaaaaaaactgctgtatatatgtacaaaTTCCTTGAGATTCTGGGTTGGATTATTAGATTAGGTGTATCGATATATACCTACTAAACGTTGGCCAAAAAAGATACACCTACTAAACGTTGGCCAAAAAGGATACACCTACTGAACATTAAGATGAAGTCACCCACCCTGTCCTTTAACGTGGATGCCATAAACCACTCCACTGTATACTTTTggtcctttttttcctttgaattCACAGAATTTAATTACAAAGATAATTTCAATCATGTCAAGAACCTGAATATATGAACCCACATTCATTGCTCGGATAGTTCACATCAAACTATATCACGATTAAAATGCCTCCAAAAGTTTAACTGTTACTTCAATTTTAACATGTAGGTCTTTTCTTAGTGAAGATCTTCTTGGAGTCTATAGGGCTCGAGTCATTGTTTAGTTTCTCTGTCAGGCTTTAGTCCCGTTTCttcacaaatatatatatatatatatacacgtagtctacaacaagaaaaaaaatatgatagTTGTAGcagaaaaatagaagaagaataatatTGGTATCCAAGAGCGAACAACCTGTCACTGCCTTATATCATGATACttgaccaactcaaacaactAAACCACAAACCAATATTATCTTCGCTCTTACGTGTCTTCTCCCTTCTCCTTCAACGTCTATAAAAATGAAGTTCCTAAGTGGAGATCTATGTGGTTGACTCTCTGCCCTCTCATTCTACCCTTCAACTTCTTTTCCCTTTCTACCACTAAGCAAAAATATGGCAGCTTCAAGAACAACATTAGTGAGCTTGGTTGTTGTGACCATGCTCATAGAATTGGCCATGGCAGCCAGTTACAATGTAGGAGGTCCGAATGGCGGGTGGGATTCCACTACCGACCTTCAAACTTGGGCATCATCCCAGACATTCTTAGTAGGAGATAATCTCAGTAAGTTATTTACACACCGAAAGATATTGACAAGGAACATCTTACATAATATGGGACAATTTTTAATCTGATTTTACTTATTTTCCTATACTTGAATTAAGAAATTGGTATCTTTATTATGTGCGCAGATTTTCAGTACGCACCAAGCCATGATGTTGTTGAAGTTCCAAAGGCAGACTATGATTCTTGCCAAGCAAGTAACTCAATTCAGTCTTATAGTGGTGGCAGCACTACCATTCCTCTGTCTTCTCCAGGCAAGAGGTACTTCATCTGTGGAACAACTGGACATTGTAGCCAAGGAATGAAGCTAGAAGTGGACACTCTTGCCACTTCTGCTGCACCAACTGCTTCTCCTCTGAGCCCTGCTCCACAAGAATCTCCTTCAATCCCAGCCCCTTCTTCCTTGGACACTCCATTGGCTCCAGAAGCTTCGACTGCATCACCGGCACAATCACCAGAATCTGCTCCCACTTTGTCCCCTGCTTTGCCATCTGAGTTGCCCATCAGTCCTGCATCAAACCCAACCGACATTCCTTCAACTGAAGCTCCTACTTCCATCTCTCGAACTGGATCTTCAGCACAACCATCTTCCTCATCACTTAACTGCAAATTAGGCAGCCTCCAGGCGAGTCTCACTGTGGGGTTCAGTGCTGTTGTGATCATGTTGTTTCTATCTCCCTAGGCTTTTAAACAAAGGAAGATTTAGATTGTTTGTGAAGAAGTTTATGTTCATTGGGTTTTCTGTGTGACAAAATTTCTTGTGCATTTTATTCCAATTTTATGATTGCTTCCTTTTGCATATAGAAAAGAAACTGTTGTGCAAAGTGTTTTACTATTTAGAAGAAATGAATGTTAGGGCTTGAACCAGCATGTTCAGCCGTTTTGGATCAGACTGCTATAATACTACAGAAACTATAACTAAGAAACCATTTTTAGGTCTGATAAACTGTTTGATTCAAGAGATCATCAACATACATGAAGAGTGCTAAATAATATTTGTCATGGACCGACGATCGATTAATTGAAACATTCGAGATTGCTGGAAAATAGAAATACCCCATTAACTGTATGAACTTCACTGCAACGCCACAAAGTGACAACAAACATCATAGTATGCTAGTAGCCAACTGCAACACCATTGTTTAAATTGTAGCAGACCCAACGGCAGCACTGGTCAATACACCCtgttttgttctgttttcaaAATCTTTTAAGAAGCAAATATATAACAAACCCTCTGCCAACTGCCACCCCACCATTTCCTGACATGCTCTTTTTCCAAACCTGTTGAAGCCTTGATGGCACAAACCCATTCAAATACAAGCAGTCCTCTGAGAAAGCGCCAAAAATATTACGTTGCAATTATAGGCATTGTAAGATCAAATGCAGGAAAAACCAATCGAATTCAATCAATGCAGAATCCTTCTGTATGGTGGCGTCCACAAAACCCCTAGGTTGTATTTCCCTGCTAATCATTACTTGATCAATTTGCTGATGATGGAGATTTGGGCAAGTGCACTCTAACATGATTCTTGATCCATTTGCAGCACATGCTATAATTGAGATCCATGCCGTTATTTGAAAATGTAAATTGCTTAAAGATGATGAACAAAACATCTGTTACAGATTTGTACATGCCTTTGTTGAACTACTGTAGTTGAAAACAATGATAGATATTTAGGACAAATGAACATTTTTGTTCGAGATGTGACAGTGAACAAATTATGGATGCCCTGCACTCTACGCTTACGCCGTACGAGGGCGAAGGATATGATCCTGTGATATGTCAACTACATATCAGGGGACATGAATTGCCGCATGGGA includes the following:
- the LOC117623069 gene encoding uclacyanin 1 codes for the protein MAASRTTLVSLVVVTMLIELAMAASYNVGGPNGGWDSTTDLQTWASSQTFLVGDNLNFQYAPSHDVVEVPKADYDSCQASNSIQSYSGGSTTIPLSSPGKRYFICGTTGHCSQGMKLEVDTLATSAAPTASPLSPAPQESPSIPAPSSLDTPLAPEASTASPAQSPESAPTLSPALPSELPISPASNPTDIPSTEAPTSISRTGSSAQPSSSSLNCKLGSLQASLTVGFSAVVIMLFLSP